Proteins encoded in a region of the Mesoflavibacter profundi genome:
- a CDS encoding patatin-like phospholipase family protein produces MKALVISGGGSKGAFAGGVAQYLIEQEGRDYDMYLGTSTGSLLIPHLAAHDIGKLYDIYTHVNQHSIFNINPFVVKKKGDREYVSINYFNTVLQFIKRKRTFGESKNLRKHIKENFTKDEYDKIRATKEDVIVTVTNLSKNRAEYKSIKDFSYDEFCDWIWISCNLVPFMSLATKDGFEYADGGLACVVPIREAILRGATEVDAIILESENLEYNKVLGKNPFSLMINLFGHLSDQVEKGDIAIGRLAAKHRNVKLNLYFTPTKLTENSLIFNKQLMETWWQQGYHYAESKHAIGQPMDKSEKFKDETENV; encoded by the coding sequence TTGAAAGCTTTAGTAATTTCTGGTGGCGGAAGTAAAGGTGCATTTGCAGGTGGCGTTGCACAATATTTGATAGAGCAAGAAGGTAGAGATTACGATATGTATTTGGGCACATCTACCGGTAGTTTGTTAATTCCGCATTTGGCAGCACATGATATTGGTAAGCTGTATGATATTTATACGCATGTTAATCAGCATTCTATTTTTAATATCAATCCTTTTGTAGTCAAGAAGAAAGGTGATAGAGAATACGTGTCTATTAATTACTTTAATACGGTTTTACAATTTATTAAACGAAAACGAACTTTTGGTGAAAGTAAAAACTTAAGAAAGCATATTAAAGAGAATTTTACTAAAGACGAATACGATAAAATTAGAGCCACAAAAGAAGATGTAATTGTTACGGTTACTAATCTTTCTAAAAATAGAGCAGAGTACAAGTCTATTAAAGACTTTAGTTATGACGAGTTTTGCGACTGGATTTGGATATCTTGTAATTTAGTACCTTTTATGTCTTTAGCAACAAAAGATGGTTTTGAGTATGCAGATGGCGGATTGGCTTGTGTTGTGCCTATTAGAGAAGCTATTTTAAGAGGTGCAACAGAAGTAGATGCGATTATTTTAGAAAGTGAAAACCTAGAGTATAACAAGGTTTTAGGTAAAAATCCGTTTTCTTTAATGATTAATCTTTTTGGTCATTTGTCTGATCAAGTCGAAAAAGGCGATATTGCAATAGGACGATTAGCAGCAAAACATAGAAATGTTAAGCTTAATCTATATTTTACGCCAACAAAACTTACCGAAAATTCATTAATTTTCAATAAACAATTAATGGAAACGTGGTGGCAACAAGGTTATCATTATGCCGAGTCTAAACACGCCATAGGACAACCAATGGATAAAAGTGAAAAGTTTAAAGATGAAACTGAAAACGTGTAG
- a CDS encoding FMN-binding glutamate synthase family protein, protein MESILDFLSNITWWMWIIIALAIVAIRDIIQNKHTISHNFPIVGHFRYMLESIGPELRQYLVANNREELPFNRIERGWVYASSKNENNYEGFGTDRDIYAHQHIFINNAMLPYKLEDNHPNKKDKHFLPCAKVMGEYNKRKRPYRPASVINVSAMSFGSLSAKAVESLNKGVKLAGAYHNTGEGGLSPYHKNGGDVVFHFGTGYFGVRDDDGNFSMEKLQQLVKENPFVRAIEVKLSQGAKPGKGGVLPGSKITKEISEIRHVPMGEDVLSPPNHSAFNTIPELVEFVEAIAQETGLPVGIKAAIGKLEQWEELADYMKANNKGPDFITVDGGEGGTGAAPPSFADHVSLPWVYGFGDLYKLFKDKGLTERIVFIGSGKLGFPAKAAMAFAMGADCINVAREAMMSIGCIQAQVCHTNRCPAGVATQNKWLQRGINVPLKSERLAQYFNTFKKELLEITHAAGYEHPCQFKMTDVEVNVDDHNLSKELDRTYNYNKVEVPFNGVQALKDCMHLGGKA, encoded by the coding sequence ATGGAATCAATTTTAGACTTTCTTTCTAACATTACTTGGTGGATGTGGATTATTATTGCTTTGGCTATTGTGGCAATTAGAGATATTATACAAAATAAACATACTATTAGTCACAACTTTCCTATTGTTGGTCACTTTAGATATATGTTAGAAAGTATTGGTCCAGAATTAAGGCAATACCTTGTCGCTAATAACCGTGAAGAACTTCCTTTTAATCGTATAGAACGTGGTTGGGTTTATGCGTCTTCTAAAAATGAAAATAATTACGAAGGTTTTGGTACCGATAGAGATATTTACGCACATCAGCATATTTTTATAAATAATGCAATGTTACCTTATAAGTTAGAAGACAATCATCCTAACAAAAAGGACAAACACTTTTTACCATGTGCTAAAGTCATGGGCGAATACAATAAACGTAAAAGACCTTACAGACCAGCATCTGTAATTAACGTGTCTGCAATGAGTTTTGGATCTTTATCAGCTAAAGCTGTAGAGTCTTTAAATAAAGGCGTAAAACTTGCTGGCGCATACCATAATACTGGCGAAGGTGGATTATCACCATATCATAAAAATGGTGGCGATGTTGTGTTTCATTTTGGGACCGGATATTTTGGTGTTAGAGATGACGATGGTAATTTTTCTATGGAAAAATTACAACAATTAGTCAAAGAGAATCCTTTTGTTAGAGCAATAGAGGTTAAATTATCTCAAGGTGCAAAACCAGGAAAAGGTGGTGTTTTACCTGGTAGCAAAATCACTAAAGAAATCTCTGAAATTAGACACGTGCCAATGGGTGAAGATGTACTATCACCACCAAATCATTCGGCTTTTAATACCATTCCAGAATTAGTAGAATTTGTAGAAGCAATTGCACAAGAAACCGGTTTACCTGTTGGTATAAAAGCTGCTATTGGTAAACTTGAACAATGGGAAGAGTTAGCAGATTATATGAAAGCTAACAATAAAGGTCCAGATTTTATTACTGTAGATGGCGGCGAAGGTGGTACTGGTGCTGCGCCACCAAGTTTTGCAGATCATGTGTCTTTACCTTGGGTTTATGGTTTTGGTGATTTGTATAAATTATTTAAAGATAAAGGACTTACAGAGCGTATTGTATTTATTGGAAGTGGTAAATTAGGGTTTCCTGCTAAAGCAGCTATGGCATTCGCCATGGGCGCAGATTGTATAAATGTAGCGCGTGAAGCTATGATGAGTATTGGTTGTATACAAGCACAAGTTTGTCACACCAATCGTTGTCCTGCTGGCGTTGCAACGCAAAACAAATGGTTACAACGCGGTATAAATGTTCCTTTAAAAAGCGAACGCTTAGCGCAATACTTTAATACATTTAAAAAAGAATTATTAGAAATTACTCACGCTGCGGGTTATGAACATCCTTGTCAATTTAAAATGACTGATGTTGAAGTTAATGTAGACGACCATAATCTTAGTAAAGAATTAGACCGAACTTACAATTACAATAAAGTTGAAGTTCCGTTTAACGGTGTTCAGGCTTTAAAAGATTGTATGCATTTAGGTGGAAAAGCCTAA
- a CDS encoding DUF7935 family protein yields MEDQVLTLLLYTIPALVTGTIAYLFFREHMNNEFERRKYEVAKELNKQSLPIRLQAYERLTLFLERISPNKLLLRVSPVGNNKEAYETLLIRNIEQEFEHNLAQQIYFSDNCWSVINASKSATVQLIRKVAMSEKIDSADKLREAILNEMLDKPAPSNAGLHYIKKEVAEIW; encoded by the coding sequence ATGGAAGATCAAGTTTTAACGCTATTATTATATACAATACCTGCATTAGTTACCGGTACAATTGCTTACCTATTTTTTAGAGAGCATATGAATAATGAGTTTGAGCGTCGTAAATACGAAGTTGCTAAAGAACTTAACAAACAATCTTTACCTATAAGACTTCAGGCTTACGAGCGTTTAACTTTATTCTTAGAACGAATTTCTCCTAATAAACTTTTATTACGTGTATCTCCTGTTGGAAACAACAAAGAAGCCTACGAAACTTTATTAATAAGAAACATAGAACAAGAATTTGAACACAATTTAGCACAACAAATCTATTTTAGCGACAACTGTTGGAGTGTTATCAATGCATCTAAAAGCGCGACTGTGCAATTAATTAGAAAAGTAGCCATGAGCGAAAAAATTGATAGCGCAGATAAACTTCGTGAAGCTATTTTAAACGAAATGCTTGATAAACCTGCACCAAGTAACGCTGGTTTACATTATATCAAAAAAGAAGTTGCCGAAATCTGGTAA
- a CDS encoding M1 family metallopeptidase, with amino-acid sequence MRYYLLLLFTFFSCLVTAQQTDVVDFKRAEVNITVQTEDKSIFGLVTYYFTVLKPIDSFYVDAKNIEFEDVSVNGSKVEFNLTSNHLIIKKKLGVSVDNELSLSYKSNPKKTMYFVEKENSNQIWTQGQGKYTSNWLPSIDDMNDKIEFDLNITYDKDYTVVANGKLTEKQINESTITWHYDMQQPMSSYLVALAIGKYDKKEITSKSGIPIQLYYYPEDSAKVEPTYRYTKQMIDFLEEEIGVPYPWQNYKQVPVKDFLYSGMENTSCTIFSDDFMIDAISFVDKNYVNVNAHELAHQWFGDLVTETSGTHHWLQEGFATYYALLAERDIFGNDYYYWQLYQYFKELEAQEQAEQSTALLDPKSSSTTFYKKGAWVLHVLREKVGDKAFKTAVKRYLNKHAYDNVETNDFISEVEKASKMDLSNFVQVWLKNKALPIKEMKEALQSNETSAFLLTIEEHPYLTYRTDADDNYIPSSLVTQLPEGFYPIQVAVLKEALSTSEYPTYNDLVKEAFASKNLHLRQTLALNMSEIPEDFQQDYETLLKDQSYVTIETALYNLWANFPRKRNEYLEQTQSVFGFNDYNVRTLWLTLALATQDFQTDKKQDFFEELVSYTNPKQPFSLRQNAFGYLSSIGVFNEEALKHLIEATKHHNWRFKSFAKSLLENLSEDDRYQSIISNLQNNSNPIQD; translated from the coding sequence ATGAGATATTACCTATTACTTCTTTTTACATTTTTTAGTTGTCTTGTAACTGCCCAACAAACCGATGTTGTTGATTTTAAAAGAGCAGAAGTAAATATTACTGTACAGACAGAGGATAAATCAATTTTTGGTTTGGTTACTTACTATTTTACTGTTTTAAAACCAATAGACTCTTTTTATGTTGATGCAAAAAACATCGAGTTTGAAGATGTGTCTGTTAATGGTAGTAAAGTTGAGTTTAATTTAACATCAAATCATTTAATAATTAAGAAAAAACTTGGTGTTTCGGTAGATAATGAGCTTTCGTTAAGTTATAAGTCAAATCCTAAAAAAACTATGTATTTTGTCGAAAAAGAAAACTCTAATCAAATCTGGACACAAGGACAAGGTAAATATACTAGCAATTGGTTGCCAAGTATTGATGATATGAATGATAAAATTGAGTTTGATTTAAACATAACTTATGATAAAGATTATACCGTTGTTGCTAATGGAAAACTAACAGAAAAACAAATCAACGAATCAACAATTACTTGGCATTACGATATGCAACAGCCAATGTCAAGTTACCTTGTTGCTTTGGCTATAGGCAAATACGATAAAAAAGAAATCACTTCAAAAAGCGGTATTCCTATCCAATTGTATTACTATCCAGAAGATTCTGCAAAAGTAGAGCCAACTTACCGTTACACGAAACAGATGATTGATTTTTTAGAGGAAGAAATTGGCGTACCATATCCTTGGCAAAACTACAAACAAGTTCCTGTAAAAGACTTTTTGTATTCTGGTATGGAAAACACAAGCTGTACGATTTTTTCAGACGATTTTATGATTGATGCCATTAGTTTTGTAGATAAAAACTACGTTAATGTTAATGCGCACGAGTTAGCTCACCAATGGTTTGGCGATTTGGTTACCGAAACTTCTGGGACGCACCATTGGCTACAAGAAGGTTTTGCTACGTATTACGCGCTGTTAGCAGAACGCGATATTTTTGGTAACGATTATTACTATTGGCAATTGTACCAATATTTTAAAGAATTAGAAGCACAAGAACAAGCAGAACAAAGTACAGCGTTACTAGATCCAAAATCTAGCAGTACGACGTTTTATAAAAAAGGTGCTTGGGTTTTGCATGTGCTAAGAGAAAAAGTAGGTGATAAGGCGTTTAAAACAGCTGTAAAACGCTATTTAAATAAACATGCTTATGATAATGTAGAGACTAATGATTTTATAAGTGAAGTTGAAAAAGCTTCCAAAATGGACTTGTCTAATTTTGTACAAGTTTGGTTAAAAAATAAAGCGTTACCAATAAAAGAGATGAAAGAGGCTTTACAATCTAACGAAACATCTGCATTTTTATTAACTATTGAAGAACATCCGTATTTAACATACAGAACCGATGCTGATGATAATTATATACCATCAAGTTTGGTAACGCAATTACCAGAAGGATTTTACCCAATACAAGTTGCAGTATTAAAAGAGGCGTTGTCTACATCAGAATACCCAACTTACAACGATTTGGTAAAAGAAGCGTTTGCGTCTAAAAATCTTCATTTAAGGCAAACATTAGCTTTAAACATGTCTGAAATTCCGGAAGACTTTCAGCAGGATTATGAAACCTTGTTAAAGGATCAATCGTACGTCACTATTGAAACTGCTTTGTATAACCTTTGGGCAAATTTTCCGCGAAAGCGAAATGAATATTTAGAGCAAACTCAATCTGTTTTTGGGTTTAACGATTACAATGTTCGTACGTTATGGTTAACATTGGCGTTGGCAACACAAGACTTTCAAACAGATAAAAAACAAGATTTTTTTGAGGAATTGGTGAGTTATACCAATCCAAAGCAACCGTTTAGTTTGCGTCAAAATGCATTTGGTTATTTGTCTAGTATTGGTGTGTTTAATGAAGAGGCTTTAAAACACTTAATTGAAGCTACAAAACATCATAATTGGCGATTTAAAAGTTTTGCAAAATCACTGTTAGAAAACTTGTCTGAAGACGATAGATATCAATCAATAATTAGTAATTTGCAAAATAATAGTAACCCAATACAAGATTAA
- the recG gene encoding ATP-dependent DNA helicase RecG, whose amino-acid sequence MSTNLQTPIDYLKGVGPNRADLLRKELGIHTYQDLINLFPNRYLDRTQYYKINQLQPNASEVQIVGKIIKFEEVAQKRGKRLVATFKDDTGTMELVWFRGQKWIRESLKLNTPYVIFGKTNLFANKFSMPHPDIELLSEHQANLRSNMQAIYPSTEKLSNKGISNRVMTKIMQNLFLETKGKFAETLSKNLLKENQLISKSEALFNIHFPQNQEALSKAKFRLKFEELFYIQLQLILKNLINKKKIKGLPFEKVGEHFNNFYKHHLPFELTNAQKRVLKEIRSDLGSHAQMNRLLQGDVGSGKTIVALMSILMALDNGYQACLMAPTEILSVQHYNGLAELCKELKIRIKLLTGSSKTSERKEIHNLLENGELDLLIGTHALLEDKVKFKNLGLAIIDEQHRFGVKQRSKLWKKGPSIILENGEQSAPIPPHILVMTATPIPRTLAMSIYGDLDISIIDELPPGRQAIKTVHRYDNNRLKVFRFIRDEIAKGRQVYIVYPLIQESAQMDYKDLMDGYESIARDFPAPKYQISIVHGQMKPADKDFEMQRFAKGETQIMVATTVIEVGVNVPNASVMIIESAERFGLSQLHQLRGRVGRGAAQSYCILMTSHKLSENSKTRIQTMCQTNDGFEIAEVDLKLRGPGDIMGTQQSGVLNLRIADVVKDSNILQHARYWAKQVLTKDPSLSHPENAVILNTYRQMAKFKNIWNYIS is encoded by the coding sequence ATGAGTACCAACTTACAAACTCCTATAGATTATTTAAAAGGCGTAGGACCAAATCGCGCAGATTTACTACGTAAAGAGTTAGGTATTCATACATATCAAGATCTAATCAATCTGTTTCCTAATCGGTATTTAGACCGCACACAGTACTATAAAATTAATCAGTTACAACCTAATGCTAGCGAAGTTCAAATTGTTGGTAAAATTATCAAGTTTGAAGAAGTTGCGCAAAAAAGAGGCAAACGATTAGTCGCTACATTTAAAGACGACACTGGTACTATGGAACTGGTTTGGTTTAGAGGTCAAAAATGGATTAGAGAAAGTTTAAAACTAAATACACCTTACGTTATTTTTGGTAAAACAAATTTGTTTGCAAACAAGTTTAGTATGCCTCATCCGGACATCGAATTATTGTCCGAACATCAGGCAAATTTGCGTAGCAATATGCAAGCCATTTATCCGTCTACAGAGAAACTTTCTAACAAAGGAATTAGCAATCGTGTAATGACAAAAATCATGCAAAATTTGTTCTTAGAAACGAAGGGAAAATTTGCCGAAACTTTGTCTAAAAATTTGCTAAAAGAAAACCAATTAATTTCCAAATCTGAAGCTTTATTCAATATCCATTTTCCGCAAAATCAAGAGGCACTTTCAAAAGCAAAATTTAGGTTAAAATTTGAAGAATTATTTTACATTCAACTGCAATTAATTTTAAAAAATTTAATCAATAAAAAGAAGATAAAAGGACTGCCTTTTGAAAAAGTTGGAGAACACTTTAACAACTTTTACAAACACCATTTACCGTTCGAATTAACCAATGCACAAAAACGTGTGTTGAAAGAAATTCGTTCAGATTTAGGTAGTCATGCGCAAATGAACCGCTTATTACAAGGTGATGTTGGCTCTGGAAAGACCATAGTCGCGCTAATGTCAATATTAATGGCGCTTGACAACGGTTACCAAGCCTGTCTAATGGCGCCAACTGAAATTTTGTCAGTCCAGCACTACAACGGATTAGCTGAACTATGTAAGGAGTTGAAAATCAGAATAAAACTACTTACTGGTTCAAGTAAAACTTCAGAACGAAAAGAAATTCATAATTTACTAGAAAATGGCGAATTAGACCTCTTAATTGGCACACATGCATTGCTTGAAGATAAGGTAAAATTTAAAAATTTAGGACTCGCCATTATTGACGAGCAACATCGATTTGGAGTTAAGCAACGTTCAAAATTATGGAAAAAAGGTCCGTCCATAATTTTAGAAAATGGCGAACAATCTGCTCCTATTCCACCGCATATTTTGGTGATGACAGCAACACCAATTCCGCGTACTTTAGCCATGTCAATTTATGGTGATTTAGACATCTCGATTATCGACGAATTACCACCTGGTAGACAAGCCATAAAAACCGTTCATCGATACGATAATAATCGACTAAAAGTGTTCCGATTTATACGTGATGAAATTGCCAAAGGAAGACAAGTTTATATCGTCTATCCTTTGATACAAGAAAGTGCTCAAATGGACTATAAAGATCTAATGGATGGATACGAAAGTATCGCTCGAGATTTCCCTGCGCCTAAGTATCAAATTTCAATTGTTCATGGACAAATGAAACCTGCCGATAAGGATTTTGAAATGCAACGTTTTGCTAAAGGCGAAACTCAAATTATGGTTGCTACAACGGTGATAGAAGTTGGCGTAAATGTGCCAAACGCTTCTGTAATGATTATTGAAAGTGCCGAGCGTTTTGGTTTATCGCAATTACATCAATTACGTGGTCGTGTTGGTCGTGGCGCAGCACAAAGTTATTGTATCCTAATGACTAGCCACAAACTATCAGAAAACAGTAAAACACGCATCCAAACCATGTGTCAAACCAACGATGGTTTTGAAATTGCCGAAGTGGACTTAAAACTTCGTGGTCCAGGAGATATTATGGGTACACAACAAAGCGGCGTACTTAACTTGCGTATTGCAGACGTGGTAAAAGACAGCAACATTTTACAACACGCACGTTATTGGGCTAAACAAGTTTTAACAAAAGATCCAAGCTTATCACATCCAGAAAACGCGGTTATTTTAAACACTTATCGCCAAATGGCTAAGTTTAAAAATATCTGGAATTACATATCCTAA